The following proteins come from a genomic window of Nicotiana tomentosiformis chromosome 12, ASM39032v3, whole genome shotgun sequence:
- the LOC104094188 gene encoding glyoxylase I 4-like, which yields IQFFNFISLFIRYYLLGRKKEIKGNTGNPLALTSLNHISLVCRSVEESIDFYKYVLGFVPVRRPGSFNFNGAWLFGHGIGIHLLQSEDPEKLPKKTEINPKDNHISFQCESIDAVEKKLTEMGIEYVRQLVEEGGIYVDQLFFHDPDDFMVEICNCDKLPVIPLVGEMARSCSRVNLHQPQPTQQQPIVHVQVQPLIKLD from the exons ATCCAATTCTTTAATTTTATTAGTCTCTTCATCCGATATTATTTATTGGGGAGGAAAAAAGAGATAAAGGGGAATACAGGAAATCCACTAGCTTTGACATCTCTGAATCACATATCCCTTGTTTGCAGATCAGTTGAAGAATCCATTGATTTCTACAAATATGTTCTTGGATTTGTTCCCGTTAGGAGGCCTGGTTCATTCAATTTTAATGGCGCTTG GTTGTTTGGTCATGGGATTGGAATTCATCTCCTTCAATCGGAAGATCCAGAAAAATTGCCAAAGAAAACTGAAATTAATCCCAAGGACAATCATATATCTTTTCAg TGTGAGAGTATAGATGCAGTGGAAAAGAAGCTGACAGAAATGGGGATAGAGTACGTTAGACAGCTAGTGGAAGAAGGTGGAATATACGTAGATCAACTCTTTTTCCACGATCCAGATGATTTTATGGTTGAAATTTGTAACTGTGACAAATTGCCTGTGATTCCATTGGTTGGGGAAATGGCTAGATCTTGCTCCAGAGTTAATCTTCATCAACCTCAGCCAACACAGCAACAACCCATAGTACATGTCCAAGTCCAACCTTTAATTAAACTAGATTAA